In Ananas comosus cultivar F153 linkage group 10, ASM154086v1, whole genome shotgun sequence, the sequence ATATAAGTAGATAGAATAAACTGACCTCGTTCTTATAACCTGCAAGGGATAAACACATGTTGCTCCAAGAGCTCCGGAGATGGTTCCACAACCCAGTTGCACAAGTGGACCAGGTTCTGCATGACATGCAATTGAGTGTTATACTCAATTTCAGTAAAGAGAATTAAAAAAGGGAATAGAAATCCGCGACAATATTGTAACAAAAGGAGCAGAAATAGAATAACAACTTACCGCTGTCTTGGAGAACATATGTCTTAGACATATCTTTCAAGGTCTCATATGCTGCAAGATCAATACCTGCATAAGGAATAATTCCAAGAAGAGAAGGTACAAGACCTCTGTAGAAAGCTCGAGGCCCTTCCTGCCTCCAAATGTCTCTCGACAGGGTACCAAGGCTAGGAACTTTTCCGCCTTCACATGCATAAGTTTGCAGTCGTGTTTTAACAAGATCCATCGGATAAATTGCAGTTTGTGCCACTGCACCAGCCAACCCGCCAGCAATGAGGCGTCCAGAAGCACCAATATCACCTTTATTCTCCCCTTTAGTTTTGACAATAAATTCTTTTAACATTTCATAAGTGTAAAATCTAATTGCACTTTCCGGTGCAACTTTCATCACATTTAATCCATTTCCCCTGAAAAATGACAAGAAACGTCCCTCCCTCCATATGTTCTTGATTGCTGGTATAATCTGGGTGCTTGTAGTTTGTACTTGCATAACCACTTTAAGACGATCAAGAGGAGCAGTGGCTGTACGAGAAGTCGCTCCAGCAACTCCTCCTGCGATCAAATACTTGCTAGCACTTACATGCTTGCTTATACCTTCTGGGATTGCAGCCTGTTCCCCTATATCTACGAGACAAACTCTTTCCCAGTACTGGTAGATGTTTTCAATAGTTGCTTCATGGGGGTAAAGTAGAAGAAAATCTCTCCATTCTTCAAAAGTTATAATTCCATTGTTATCCTTATCCACATGCTCTACAAAACGGGCAAGCTCTTCATCATCAATTTCTATTCCTGCAAAAGGGAAACTGACCAGGATTATTAGACCGAAGTACATGCATTAAGACAACAATTGACACCGGAAAACTTCTGGCTTATTTGATGGTTGTGAATAAAGTACGGGGATCTTGTcataaaattgagaaaaaaaaggagagtgaAAAGATTATGACAGATTGGCAGTATCTAGTGAAGTGAATAAAGTTGAACCTGAGACAAGAAGGCCTAAATGTGATGACAACCGAGGTTCCGCTGAGGCAAAAACTGGACAACTTTCCTACAATTTGAGTATCAACAACCAGTGACACTTATATCTCATACATATAGGTGTGTGCATGTTGTTGACCCTCCATATTTTCAACATTTGTATTTCCAAACTCGGAATCAAATATAACCGCCCAACATGTGAATTTCCAAACACAGAAACACACCTACCTGTCATAACAAAATAGAGCAAGAAGACAACATATTGTAGAGATACTTGCCAGAATGTTTCAAACCTCATTAACCTATCACACCGTCATATCATTTGGCATTTTGGCTAGATCACTTGATTAGTCCTCCGCAAAGCAGTGAAACATGGTTCACAATAGGACGTACAAACCAGGCAAGAGTAACAATCTCATATAGCTTTGTATTGTTTTTAAACAGCATAACCACACTTGCTATAAACGGTTTTATCAATTCTCTCCTTCGAACTGAAAAGGAGCTTACTATAGTACTTTGCTCCCCAGACTCTCTAATCAAGACAACAACAGTGTCTCTCAGTCTGCACCTGTGTGGCACACTTAGGTTGCAACAGGTAACTTTCAGTGAGATTGTAATCGTTGCATGTATTGCCTGCTTTGCAACATACTTCTGTATAGAACCGATTGCGTACCACTGCATTACATCACCCTACATTCATCCTACACTCATTGTATGCTACTTTGGCACATGTCAAGCAATACATTTTCCGACAAAGCTTGCCCTGTAATTGGACTTCTGGCACCCATCTACTTATGATGAACCCACCAAAGTGCAATGTAATACTGCAGTGCGATTAACAAAAGTAGTATCTGAAAATGGCTTGTGAGGTTACATCGTATTAGAAAATACACTATAAAATTCTACAAATTAACAAATCAAGACAGTTTGCATGACTTGAGAATAATGTCATTATGTGGTCATTAAATAAAAGCTTAAAGCATCTTACATCTTAGAGTTTATGATTTATCTTAGTAAACAATGTGCCGAAACTGTAAAATTAGAAATACAGCCCCAGTGCTCAAACAGCACTCCAAAGTGGGCATCTTGATAGCACTATTAGAAAGGGTACTTATTCAACAGCCCTTGAGAATCTATTAATTAAAGGTATACGAATTCTCGACTATCCAGCAAGGGCGAGAAAATACAGACTCAGAACCTCACATAAGGTGAAGCCTCAAGAGCACTGATTTCAAAATCTGGGGGAGCAAATTGATAGATTTTTGCGAGCACCTGATATAGTTACCACTATGCTAGCTCGCGCCTTACGTCCCAACAGTCAGTTATGGCTCGAATAATGCGGTAAGTTACGTTGGCGAGAAGACATGAGGTAGCACAAACACAGGTTTACCTGCCTTGACGAGTGCGTCCCAGAGCTCCTCAGGCAGGATGCAGCCATTGTGCTCAACGTCGATAGCCTGGAAGATGCGGTAGAGCTCGAGTTCCTTGTCATCCATGTAGCGGCGGAACTCGTGGTAATCGACGCGGCCGTCGCGGTTGGCGTCGCAGACCTTGAGGAGGTCCCTGGCGTACTTGTACTCTGCAGGGATCTGAAGAGCAGAGAGGCCGGTCTCGATCTGGGTGTAGTCGAGGTGGCCGAGGCCGGCGGCGTCGAAGAAGTTGAAGAGGCTGCGGATGCGGAGCTCGCGCTCCTCCTGGGTCTCGCGAAGGGCGAGGAGGACGTGGTCCATCGAGACGGGGCCAGGTTTCTTCACGGGGTTGCAGCCCACGGGCCGGCCCTGCTGCTCGCTGCCGTCGGGGCCGGCCTTCGCATCCATCTTGGCATGCGCGGGGAAGCCGACGCCGCGCTGTTCCACCGCCTGGGCCGCAGCACCGGAGGACATCCCTCCGCTCTGCTCTGTCTCTCTGTCTCTCAGGCCGATCCCGATTCCCAAATCAATCCAACGAGCAGAGCATCATCATCGGCTCCAAAGGAAATTAGTGTAGGAGACCATCCgacagaagaagaaggaggaggaggaggaggaggttggctttttctccttccccttctcctTATTATCCGCTATCCCcctaccccttttttttttttttgccctctcctcttcttggaaaggaggaaaagaataaaaacgcaatgaagatgaagatggacACCGAAATAAAAAGATCCAAATATTTNTTGccctctcctcttttttcacttttctaggGCTTTCAGACCGACGAGTATAATGCCGCTGTACgggagaggggagggggagcGAGGCGGCGAATTTACCAGAGCGCCGAAGGAAGAGGCTGGGGAGAGCTGACGAAGCAAGAAGAAGAGACTATCGGGGTGAGGCGGGGCGTCTTTCACCGGAGGTGCGAGGAAGAGCAGGGGCCGGCCGATCCTTAATTATGCTTCTCTTCTCTGCGGGgaataaataaatgtatatgtatatatttattgaATTAGCAGCAGCAACAACCGGCGGAGTGTTGGACGGGTAAGGTGGGGAAGAGATGAGACGACCGGGTTGGAGCTTGGAAGTGGGAGGCGGAAGACGatgaattatatatttattctaatctaTTCGATTCGATGGGAAGTTGGAAAATACCGCGACGATGAATatggatattaatttttttcttttttccttttggctCTAGGGGAAGCAGGGGAGGGGAGGCTTGGGAAACCACCGCATATTCCCCTCCGGTATGCGCTGTGGCGTGAATAATATGCTCCACCCAGCTGCACCAAGTTAGCATAAAGAGGATTATGCGTTTTCTTTCCTGATAAAatattggaaaaacttcaaaaaaccctccGTGGTTTCAcagtttctcattttagtaccgtgtaatttaaagtgtattaatttggtGCCATGTGgcttcatttttatcttttcggcagctttttcgttaatatttcgttgaattatatgcaaaaaatttaagatacctacctaggtttattgaatattcacgtt encodes:
- the LOC109716275 gene encoding calcium-binding mitochondrial carrier protein SCaMC-1-like: MSSGAAAQAVEQRGVGFPAHAKMDAKAGPDGSEQQGRPVGCNPVKKPGPVSMDHVLLALRETQEERELRIRSLFNFFDAAGLGHLDYTQIETGLSALQIPAEYKYARDLLKVCDANRDGRVDYHEFRRYMDDKELELYRIFQAIDVEHNGCILPEELWDALVKAGIEIDDEELARFVEHVDKDNNGIITFEEWRDFLLLYPHEATIENIYQYWERVCLVDIGEQAAIPEGISKHVSASKYLIAGGVAGATSRTATAPLDRLKVVMQVQTTSTQIIPAIKNIWREGRFLSFFRGNGLNVMKVAPESAIRFYTYEMLKEFIVKTKGENKGDIGASGRLIAGGLAGAVAQTAIYPMDLVKTRLQTYACEGGKVPSLGTLSRDIWRQEGPRAFYRGLVPSLLGIIPYAGIDLAAYETLKDMSKTYVLQDSEPGPLVQLGCGTISGALGATCVYPLQVIRTRLQAQQANSKTAYKGMSDVFWRTLQHEGFSGFYKGIFPNLLKVVPSASITYLVYETMKKSLSLD